A DNA window from Bacilli bacterium PM5-9 contains the following coding sequences:
- a CDS encoding hypothetical protein (product_source=Hypo-rule applied; cath_funfam=3.40.109.10; superfamily=55469): protein MNYLNLQKGLRTQREMYKTKIDDQVLFDAIECARYAASARNEQVVRYAFINDEKTMEMFNLTNLPTSHKIANEQAPSAYIIIGSNEDRKNSTIFGIDIGIVSQIIREYLNIEGYSSLGIYSFDRIKTKELIGVNDFYPEFTIAIGKSDQVVRVEDSDSEVSNYRNKNNEHTVRKLKTSQLIVNR from the coding sequence ATGAATTACTTAAATTTACAAAAAGGATTAAGAACTCAACGTGAAATGTATAAAACAAAAATTGATGATCAAGTTTTATTTGATGCAATTGAATGCGCTAGATATGCTGCTAGTGCTCGAAATGAACAAGTTGTTAGATATGCATTTATTAATGATGAAAAAACAATGGAAATGTTTAACTTGACTAACTTACCAACATCTCACAAAATAGCTAATGAACAAGCACCATCTGCCTATATAATAATTGGTTCTAATGAAGATCGTAAAAATAGTACAATTTTTGGCATTGATATTGGAATTGTTAGTCAAATTATTAGAGAATACTTAAATATTGAAGGATATTCAAGTTTAGGAATATATAGTTTTGATCGAATTAAAACTAAAGAATTAATTGGCGTTAATGATTTTTATCCTGAATTTACTATAGCTATTGGAAAATCAGATCAAGTTGTTAGAGTAGAAGATAGTGATAGTGAAGTTTCAAACTATCGCAACAAAAATAATGAACATACTGTTAGAAAATTAAAAACTTCTCAATTAATTGTTAATAGATAA
- a CDS encoding prolyl-tRNA editing enzyme YbaK/EbsC (Cys-tRNA(Pro) deacylase) (product_source=COG2606; cath_funfam=3.90.960.10; cog=COG2606; pfam=PF04073; superfamily=55826), whose protein sequence is MSLNDVQAYFREFGKEEDIIIVDDSSATVALAAQALGVIEAKIAKSLTFQGKEESFMIVMAGDAKIDNKKYKAQYKTKAKMLSPEQVKELTGHEIGGVCPFGLITKDMKVYLDESLKRFDFVYPACGSGNSAIKLTVEELEKYGNCYEWVDVTKDWDPQLT, encoded by the coding sequence ATGAGTTTGAATGACGTACAGGCTTATTTTAGAGAATTTGGTAAAGAAGAAGATATAATTATTGTTGATGATTCATCAGCTACAGTTGCTCTTGCTGCGCAAGCATTAGGTGTTATTGAAGCAAAGATTGCTAAATCTCTGACTTTTCAAGGAAAAGAAGAGTCATTTATGATTGTGATGGCTGGTGATGCTAAAATAGATAATAAAAAATATAAGGCTCAATATAAAACTAAAGCAAAAATGCTTAGTCCTGAGCAAGTTAAAGAATTAACTGGACATGAAATTGGTGGTGTTTGTCCATTTGGTCTTATAACAAAGGATATGAAAGTTTATTTAGATGAATCACTAAAAAGATTTGATTTTGTATATCCAGCTTGTGGTAGTGGAAACTCTGCAATTAAATTAACAGTTGAAGAATTAGAAAAATATGGGAATTGTTATGAGTGGGTTGATGTAACAAAAGATTGGGATCCACAATTAACATAG
- a CDS encoding nicotinamide-nucleotide amidase (product_source=KO:K03742; cath_funfam=3.40.980.10,3.90.950.20; cog=COG1058,COG1546; ko=KO:K03742; pfam=PF00994,PF02464; smart=SM00852; superfamily=142433,53218; tigrfam=TIGR00200), with amino-acid sequence MKTAILSIGNEVVEGFVTNSNATYFAAKLNEIGIKVNKHLTIIDTKEQITEAISYLNKEHDLIIVSGGLGPTGDDITKESIASALNLELKLDEYELKKLKDHFEKRGYHYTEVNNKQALYSELDTILINNNGTANGYYFTKESVKYCILPGPPTENRVMFDEFVKTLSNKIFYEENLYLINIGESNAETMMKHLYEIYPDVYIGCYMQDLGINYRLKSDDQKQLNLCLNDLKDIFKDYYLCCSANPIESFVKFLIEKNLSISFAESCTAGLACSYIASISGSSHILNESLVTYSNEAKNKYLNVNWDILNDYGAVSSECANAMAQGLSKQTKSKINISITGIAGPTGGSESKPVGLVYFTTKINDKSYNFKQIFRGDRNLIRTRAAKYIIFETYRILQCTI; translated from the coding sequence ATGAAAACAGCAATCTTAAGTATTGGAAATGAAGTAGTTGAAGGTTTTGTAACAAATAGTAATGCCACGTATTTTGCTGCAAAATTAAATGAAATTGGTATAAAAGTAAATAAACATTTAACAATAATTGATACTAAAGAACAAATTACTGAAGCAATTAGTTATTTAAATAAAGAACATGATTTAATTATTGTTAGTGGTGGTTTAGGACCAACTGGTGATGATATTACTAAAGAAAGCATTGCTAGCGCATTAAATTTAGAGCTTAAATTAGATGAATACGAATTAAAAAAATTAAAGGATCACTTTGAAAAAAGAGGTTATCACTATACTGAGGTTAATAATAAACAAGCACTATATAGTGAGTTAGATACTATTTTAATTAATAACAATGGAACAGCAAATGGTTATTATTTTACAAAAGAAAGTGTTAAATATTGTATTCTTCCTGGTCCTCCAACTGAAAATAGAGTAATGTTTGATGAGTTTGTTAAAACATTAAGTAATAAAATTTTTTATGAAGAAAACCTATACTTAATTAATATTGGTGAAAGTAATGCTGAAACAATGATGAAACATCTTTATGAAATTTATCCCGATGTTTACATTGGTTGTTACATGCAAGATTTAGGGATAAATTATCGACTTAAATCAGATGATCAAAAACAACTAAATTTATGTTTAAATGATTTAAAAGATATTTTTAAAGATTATTATTTATGTTGTAGTGCTAATCCAATTGAATCGTTTGTTAAATTTCTTATCGAAAAAAATCTATCAATTAGTTTTGCTGAAAGTTGCACAGCTGGTTTAGCCTGTTCTTATATTGCATCAATATCTGGATCATCACATATTTTAAATGAATCTCTAGTAACTTATTCTAATGAAGCAAAAAATAAATATCTAAATGTTAATTGGGATATTTTAAATGATTATGGTGCAGTTTCAAGTGAGTGTGCAAATGCTATGGCACAGGGTTTATCTAAACAAACAAAAAGTAAGATAAATATTTCTATTACTGGTATTGCTGGTCCTACTGGCGGTAGTGAAAGCAAACCTGTTGGATTAGTTTATTTTACAACTAAAATTAATGATAAATCCTATAACTTTAAACAAATATTTAGAGGTGATCGTAATTTGATTAGAACTAGAGCTGCAAAGTATATTATTTTTGAAACATATCGTATCTTACAATGTACGATTTAA
- a CDS encoding ribosomal protein S15P/S13E (product_source=COG0184; cath_funfam=1.10.287.510; cleavage_site_network=SignalP-noTM; cog=COG0184; superfamily=52540) gives MKKFIKVFGLCLVLVLSACGKDGQQEYVEAANEMVDIINTQIYTNKKDKEFNEKLVELEASIQKIDDLDMSEENEAVSDEVVKTAKELVACIKKLQTYNKNDKIEKYNKKIEEYNKLTKKIDSLNREIK, from the coding sequence ATGAAAAAATTTATTAAAGTATTTGGATTATGTTTAGTTTTAGTATTATCGGCATGTGGAAAAGATGGTCAACAAGAATATGTTGAGGCAGCAAATGAAATGGTTGATATTATCAATACACAAATTTATACTAACAAAAAAGATAAAGAGTTTAATGAAAAATTAGTTGAATTAGAAGCTTCAATTCAAAAAATTGATGATTTAGATATGAGTGAAGAAAATGAAGCAGTTAGTGATGAAGTTGTTAAAACAGCAAAAGAATTAGTTGCTTGTATTAAAAAACTTCAAACATATAACAAAAATGATAAAATTGAAAAATATAATAAAAAAATCGAAGAGTATAATAAACTAACTAAAAAAATTGATAGTTTAAATCGTGAAATAAAATAA